In one Roseburia intestinalis L1-82 genomic region, the following are encoded:
- a CDS encoding leucine-rich repeat domain-containing protein gives MISRKMAGGILLGFLAVAGIVTGSQGSVTVYAAEELQGSGTAEDPYVITGSEDLWKFAEIVKASSDRNECAKVADGVTEIDTTVRGEKKDLTWNPIGDSSGSYKGVFDGNGAEITIHADRSINNNAGLFGILGSGGEIRNVTTAGSSKGWDSVGGICGQACSDAKIVNCNNKADITAQGGQAGGLAGYASSAQIESDTSISNTGAVTGTANVGGLVGQASGGMKVIVHEGILNSGAITAKSSGYVGGLIGYADLASIQADADIINTGKISSMGSNTSMGAGGLIGYGIDISIISRNGMLQNKGEVTAAITSVGGIGGHMTSSDNSNCQIQAAKGVINTGRITGKNSVGGVVGEYAYSAPMTSMDGFILNRGAVEGNGDNVGGVIGRMGSNSDGSKYGNMGDVTNTGKYTGGVIGSWDSNTSLENSFNIGNVVVTGEDAADVGGIAGRFTGVNIKNCYHTTEYPLIGNGEAEKDEITGKISNCYCMEKNTLPWDGEITKTTKAFTDGEVAYLLDGSGDSRRAELIWGQKIGTDQTPVLGGMTVYQDGSIYSNADGHHYGAPQYTWSESDMSCTARRICEGCENEESETVTASYTEEKAGCETNGKKEYKAEFKNPSFEVQTKTIMTDSLGHDVTDAVWSKDEKAHWKDCKNGCGKKLEQAEHTFQTIIDRQATESTEGSSHEECSVCGYQKAAVVIPVTGKEETTNEQPSNTNTLTVGQVVVNKADGSFYTIKKNAGKVHEVEYKAPKNKKQTKIAVPDSIKINGATYKVTSIAKSAFKNNKKLKTVTIGKNVSKIGENVFSGCKKLKTITIKSTKLKAKTLSKSTFKGITKATTVKVPKKKLSAYKKLFKSRGLSSKVKVKAY, from the coding sequence ATGATAAGCAGGAAAATGGCAGGCGGCATATTATTGGGCTTTCTGGCTGTGGCAGGCATTGTGACAGGCAGTCAGGGAAGTGTGACAGTTTATGCGGCAGAGGAATTACAGGGAAGTGGAACAGCAGAAGATCCGTATGTGATCACCGGTTCGGAGGATCTGTGGAAGTTTGCAGAGATCGTAAAAGCATCCTCGGATAGAAATGAATGTGCGAAAGTTGCAGATGGTGTAACAGAGATCGATACAACAGTACGTGGAGAAAAGAAAGACTTAACATGGAATCCGATCGGAGATTCCTCCGGTTCCTATAAAGGAGTCTTCGATGGTAACGGAGCAGAGATCACGATCCATGCGGACAGAAGCATTAACAATAATGCCGGTTTGTTTGGCATACTAGGCAGTGGCGGAGAGATAAGAAATGTCACCACTGCAGGAAGTTCTAAAGGCTGGGATAGTGTAGGAGGTATCTGTGGTCAGGCATGTAGTGATGCAAAAATCGTAAACTGTAACAATAAAGCAGATATAACCGCACAAGGAGGTCAGGCAGGAGGTTTGGCTGGATATGCAAGCAGTGCACAGATCGAATCCGATACCTCGATCAGTAATACAGGTGCAGTTACAGGGACAGCGAATGTAGGTGGACTTGTCGGTCAGGCTAGTGGTGGAATGAAGGTGATCGTCCATGAGGGTATTCTCAATTCTGGAGCTATAACTGCTAAATCAAGTGGATATGTCGGAGGTTTGATCGGATATGCAGATCTTGCGTCCATTCAAGCGGATGCGGATATTATCAATACGGGTAAGATATCTAGTATGGGAAGCAATACTTCTATGGGAGCAGGAGGATTGATCGGATATGGAATTGATATATCTATAATTTCCCGGAATGGAATGTTACAGAATAAAGGAGAAGTGACAGCAGCAATTACAAGTGTTGGTGGTATTGGAGGGCATATGACAAGTTCTGATAACAGTAACTGTCAAATTCAGGCAGCAAAGGGCGTGATCAATACCGGCAGGATCACAGGTAAAAATAGTGTCGGTGGAGTTGTCGGGGAGTATGCATATTCTGCACCGATGACTTCTATGGATGGATTTATTTTAAATAGGGGAGCTGTGGAAGGAAATGGAGATAATGTCGGCGGTGTGATCGGAAGAATGGGCAGCAATTCAGATGGTAGTAAGTATGGAAATATGGGAGATGTCACGAATACAGGTAAGTATACCGGCGGCGTGATCGGATCATGGGACAGCAATACCAGTCTGGAAAATTCGTTCAATATAGGAAATGTGGTAGTAACAGGTGAAGATGCTGCAGACGTTGGTGGTATTGCAGGAAGATTTACGGGTGTCAATATTAAGAATTGCTATCATACAACGGAGTATCCGCTGATCGGTAACGGAGAAGCTGAGAAAGACGAGATCACCGGCAAGATATCGAATTGTTACTGTATGGAGAAGAATACGTTACCATGGGACGGCGAGATTACAAAGACAACGAAAGCATTCACGGATGGAGAGGTTGCATATCTTCTGGATGGAAGTGGAGATAGCAGGAGGGCTGAATTGATCTGGGGACAGAAAATCGGAACAGATCAGACTCCGGTATTGGGCGGTATGACTGTATATCAGGATGGCAGCATATACAGTAATGCAGACGGACATCACTATGGTGCACCACAGTATACATGGAGCGAGAGCGATATGAGCTGTACGGCACGCAGGATATGTGAGGGATGTGAAAATGAAGAAAGCGAAACTGTAACTGCATCTTATACAGAGGAAAAAGCAGGATGTGAAACAAACGGCAAGAAAGAGTACAAAGCAGAATTTAAAAATCCATCATTTGAGGTTCAGACAAAGACGATCATGACGGATTCACTTGGACATGATGTAACAGATGCAGTCTGGTCAAAGGATGAAAAGGCACATTGGAAAGATTGTAAAAATGGATGTGGAAAGAAATTAGAACAGGCAGAGCATACATTTCAGACGATCATCGACCGGCAGGCAACAGAAAGTACCGAAGGCAGCAGCCATGAGGAATGCAGCGTATGCGGCTATCAGAAAGCAGCAGTTGTGATCCCGGTGACCGGGAAGGAAGAAACAACAAATGAACAGCCGTCCAATACAAATACACTTACCGTCGGACAGGTTGTTGTGAATAAGGCAGATGGATCGTTCTATACCATCAAGAAGAATGCCGGTAAAGTCCATGAGGTAGAATACAAGGCACCGAAAAACAAAAAACAGACAAAGATCGCTGTGCCGGATTCTATCAAAATTAATGGTGCGACCTATAAAGTAACATCGATCGCAAAGAGTGCATTTAAGAATAATAAGAAACTAAAGACGGTTACGATCGGTAAGAATGTATCAAAGATCGGAGAAAATGTCTTTTCCGGATGCAAGAAGTTAAAGACAATTACGATAAAATCTACAAAACTGAAAGCAAAGACACTTTCTAAGAGTACATTTAAAGGAATCACAAAAGCAACCACGGTCAAAGTACCGAAGAAGAAATTATCCGCTTATAAGAAATTATTTAAGAGCAGGGGACTTTCTTCCAAAGTAAAAGTAAAGGCATATTAA
- a CDS encoding DUF3990 domain-containing protein, translating into MGKIILYHGSPDKEIKPAFGLGENRHDYGKGFYLTENIDLAKEWAVCRPDETNGWVHKYELDMEGLKVLDFQKYSILSWLAELMKHRDAADSKRYRMLSQKFIAKYGIETSGYDVIKGWRADASYFYIAKAFVRDEIDVEILEELLLLGGLGIQYCIKSELAYSRLSERKEELISVEYDEFNEKYNERDVTARKRMKELIDSDANKVTNVFSTLL; encoded by the coding sequence ATGGGTAAGATTATCTTGTATCATGGGAGTCCTGACAAAGAAATAAAGCCAGCTTTTGGATTGGGAGAAAACCGGCATGATTACGGAAAAGGCTTTTATTTGACGGAAAATATTGATCTTGCAAAAGAATGGGCGGTTTGCAGACCGGATGAGACAAATGGCTGGGTTCATAAATATGAGTTGGATATGGAAGGACTGAAAGTACTTGATTTCCAGAAATATAGCATTTTATCATGGCTGGCTGAATTAATGAAACACAGGGATGCAGCAGACTCTAAGCGTTACAGAATGTTGTCGCAGAAGTTTATTGCAAAATATGGTATCGAAACAAGCGGATATGATGTGATAAAAGGATGGAGAGCGGATGCATCGTACTTTTATATTGCAAAAGCGTTTGTCAGAGATGAAATTGATGTGGAAATTTTAGAAGAGCTCCTTTTGTTGGGAGGTTTGGGAATACAGTATTGTATTAAATCAGAACTGGCATATTCGAGGCTGTCTGAGAGAAAAGAAGAACTTATTTCCGTGGAATATGACGAGTTTAATGAAAAATACAATGAACGCGATGTGACAGCAAGGAAAAGGATGAAAGAATTGATTGACTCTGATGCAAATAAAGTAACCAATGTGTTTAGTACACTTTTATGA
- a CDS encoding NADAR family protein has translation MDILCFHNPDEENGYLSNWYMSQFDVNGIGFSSMEQYMMYKKAVCFRDDVIAEKILETDEVGSIKELGRMVAGYNENYWNGIRQIVVYEGLIAKFSQNDKLREGLLHTKDQILAECAVKDRIWGIGLSMKDPDRMDLSKWRGQNLLGYTLMMIRDRL, from the coding sequence ATGGATATTTTATGTTTTCATAATCCTGATGAGGAAAATGGATACTTGAGTAACTGGTATATGTCACAGTTTGATGTAAATGGAATCGGATTTTCATCTATGGAGCAATATATGATGTATAAAAAGGCAGTTTGTTTCAGAGACGATGTGATTGCTGAAAAGATATTGGAAACAGATGAGGTTGGATCTATAAAAGAACTGGGACGTATGGTGGCAGGCTATAATGAAAATTACTGGAATGGTATAAGGCAGATTGTAGTTTATGAAGGGCTTATAGCAAAATTTTCCCAAAATGATAAATTGAGGGAAGGTTTGTTACATACGAAAGATCAAATCCTTGCAGAATGTGCGGTAAAAGACAGAATTTGGGGGATTGGATTATCTATGAAAGATCCAGATCGGATGGATTTGAGCAAATGGAGAGGTCAAAACTTATTAGGATACACATTGATGATGATAAGAGACAGGTTGTAA
- a CDS encoding FAD-dependent oxidoreductase: MKKFEYTPPEQPRELILKLGQKITDRIGHTVTAEDPEYYGLEALVTDEMAEVALKMKVRKPMTLAQIVKATGKEEKVLEELLQEMSNIGLLEYNWENPKHEKQYVLPMYVPGSAEFFNMKLDQIKEHPEVASFFERMAFLPLQKVTPMVPPGGAGIGMHVIPVEKAIETENESVSVEHISHWLDKYDGKYAAGPCSCRYSRGVLGEGCADDPEDWCIGVGDMADYLVETNKGHYITREKVMEILQRAEDNGFVHQITNIDGEDKIFAICNCNVNICNALRTSQLFNTPNMSRSAYVAKVETKDCVACGRCVEYCPAGAVKMGQKLCTKDGTITYPKHELPDNTKWGPEKWDMDYRDNNRINCYDTGTAPCKTACPAHIAVQGYLKMAAQGRYTDALALIKKENPFPAVCGRVCNHRCEDACTRGTVDQAVAIDDVKKFIAELDLNSDTRYIPPVVQPSNRGTFPQKIAIIGGGPAGLSCAFYLATRGYKPTVFEKNQRPGGMLVYGIPSFKLEKNVVDAEIEVMRELGVDIKCGVEVGKDISLDELRAQGYQAFYIAIGCQGSRKAGIPGEDAAGVMSAVDFLHIVSGGNEDYRVDGRSVVIGGGNVAIDVARTAARCGSNEVSMFCLESEKEMPASKDEVEEVKEEGAAVHCGWGPKEILTENGKVRGIVLKKCVSVKDETGRFNPQFDENETMTVECEHVYLSIGQSILWGDLLAGSKVELGRGNGAVADPLTYQTAEPDIFVGGDVYTGPSFAINAIADGKEGAESIHRFVHENASMTIGRNRRQFIELDKENLALEGYDNAKRQRPAMDDKIDAHRSFRDAHRTLTEEQVKIETARCLGCGASVVDPNKCIGCGVCTTKCEFDAIHLHRELPECSRMVKAEDKMKAILPYMLKREVKIRFGKKEK; encoded by the coding sequence ATGAAAAAGTTTGAGTACACACCACCGGAACAGCCGAGAGAGCTGATCTTAAAATTAGGACAGAAGATCACCGACCGTATCGGTCATACAGTGACAGCCGAAGATCCGGAATATTATGGACTAGAAGCACTTGTGACGGACGAGATGGCAGAGGTTGCATTGAAAATGAAAGTGCGCAAACCGATGACATTAGCACAGATTGTAAAAGCAACCGGAAAAGAAGAGAAAGTGTTAGAAGAATTGTTGCAGGAGATGAGCAATATCGGTCTTTTGGAATACAACTGGGAAAATCCAAAGCATGAGAAACAGTATGTTCTTCCGATGTATGTACCGGGAAGTGCAGAGTTCTTTAATATGAAGTTAGACCAGATCAAAGAGCACCCGGAAGTTGCATCATTCTTTGAGCGCATGGCATTTTTACCATTGCAGAAAGTAACACCGATGGTACCGCCAGGAGGCGCTGGAATCGGTATGCACGTTATCCCGGTTGAGAAAGCGATCGAGACGGAAAATGAGTCTGTCAGTGTCGAGCATATTTCCCACTGGCTGGATAAATATGATGGAAAATATGCAGCAGGTCCGTGTTCCTGCCGTTATTCCCGCGGTGTTTTGGGCGAGGGATGCGCGGATGATCCGGAAGACTGGTGTATCGGTGTCGGCGATATGGCTGACTATTTAGTCGAGACAAACAAGGGACATTACATTACACGTGAAAAGGTAATGGAAATCTTACAGCGTGCGGAGGACAACGGATTTGTTCATCAGATCACAAACATTGACGGCGAGGACAAGATTTTTGCCATCTGTAACTGTAATGTAAATATCTGTAATGCACTTCGTACTTCACAGTTATTTAACACACCGAACATGTCACGTTCTGCTTATGTGGCAAAGGTTGAAACAAAGGACTGTGTTGCATGTGGACGCTGCGTAGAGTACTGTCCGGCGGGTGCCGTAAAAATGGGTCAGAAACTCTGTACGAAAGATGGAACCATCACCTATCCGAAACACGAGCTGCCGGATAATACCAAGTGGGGACCGGAAAAATGGGATATGGATTACCGTGATAACAACCGCATCAACTGTTATGATACCGGAACGGCACCGTGTAAGACGGCATGTCCGGCACATATCGCAGTACAGGGATACTTAAAGATGGCGGCACAGGGACGATACACAGATGCCCTTGCCCTGATCAAAAAGGAAAATCCGTTCCCGGCAGTCTGCGGCCGTGTCTGCAACCACCGCTGTGAGGATGCATGTACAAGAGGAACTGTGGACCAGGCAGTTGCGATCGATGATGTCAAGAAATTTATCGCAGAACTTGATCTGAATTCAGATACACGTTACATTCCACCGGTCGTACAGCCGTCAAACCGTGGAACTTTCCCACAGAAGATTGCAATCATTGGTGGTGGTCCGGCTGGTTTAAGCTGTGCGTTTTATTTGGCAACCAGAGGTTACAAACCGACTGTATTTGAGAAAAATCAGCGCCCGGGCGGTATGCTCGTTTACGGTATTCCTTCTTTTAAATTAGAGAAAAATGTTGTGGATGCTGAAATCGAAGTGATGCGTGAACTTGGTGTGGATATCAAATGCGGCGTGGAAGTTGGAAAAGATATTTCGTTAGACGAACTGCGCGCGCAGGGATATCAGGCATTTTATATTGCAATCGGCTGCCAGGGAAGCCGCAAAGCAGGCATTCCGGGCGAGGATGCCGCGGGTGTAATGAGTGCGGTTGATTTCTTACATATCGTATCCGGTGGAAACGAAGACTACCGCGTGGATGGCAGATCTGTTGTCATCGGTGGCGGTAACGTGGCAATCGATGTGGCACGTACAGCGGCACGCTGTGGTTCCAACGAAGTTTCCATGTTCTGCTTAGAGTCTGAAAAAGAGATGCCGGCATCCAAAGATGAGGTGGAAGAAGTCAAAGAAGAGGGAGCTGCCGTTCACTGTGGCTGGGGTCCGAAAGAGATTTTGACAGAAAACGGTAAAGTGCGTGGCATCGTGCTGAAAAAATGTGTTTCCGTCAAAGATGAGACTGGACGTTTTAACCCACAGTTCGATGAGAATGAGACAATGACCGTGGAATGTGAGCATGTATACTTAAGTATTGGACAGAGCATTCTCTGGGGTGACCTTTTGGCAGGCTCTAAAGTGGAACTTGGAAGAGGAAACGGAGCAGTAGCAGATCCGCTTACTTACCAGACCGCAGAACCGGATATCTTTGTCGGTGGAGATGTCTATACCGGACCGAGTTTTGCAATCAATGCGATCGCAGACGGAAAAGAAGGTGCAGAGTCCATTCACCGTTTTGTACATGAAAACGCAAGCATGACGATCGGAAGAAACCGCCGTCAGTTTATCGAACTGGATAAGGAAAATCTTGCCCTGGAAGGATATGACAATGCAAAGAGACAGCGTCCTGCCATGGATGACAAGATTGATGCGCACAGATCATTCCGCGATGCACACAGGACACTGACCGAGGAGCAGGTGAAGATCGAGACCGCGCGTTGTCTTGGATGTGGAGCTTCCGTGGTCGATCCGAACAAGTGTATCGGCTGTGGTGTCTGCACGACAAAGTGTGAATTTGATGCGATCCATCTGCACCGCGAGCTGCCGGAGTGCAGCCGCATGGTAAAAGCGGAGGACAAGATGAAGGCAATTCTTCCTTATATGTTAAAACGTGAAGTGAAGATCCGTTTTGGAAAAAAGGAGAAATAA
- the hypB gene encoding hydrogenase nickel incorporation protein HypB has translation MGNVRILEVKQSIFESNDKQAALLREELKKDGVFLLNLMSSPGSGKTTTLTRTIEALKDDLKIGVMEADIDSDVDAETILKTGAKAIQLHTGGMCHLDADMTRQGLKGLGTDDVELVILENVGNLVCPAEFDTGAVKNAMILSVPEGHDKPLKYPLMFSICDVVLINKIDVMPYFDFDLEQCKKNILMRNPNAKIIPICAKTGEGMEEWADWLKKETAAWREEEHA, from the coding sequence ATGGGAAATGTACGGATTCTGGAAGTAAAACAGAGCATTTTCGAGAGCAATGACAAGCAGGCAGCATTGCTTCGCGAAGAACTGAAAAAAGACGGCGTGTTCTTGTTGAACCTGATGTCATCGCCTGGATCAGGCAAGACAACGACGCTGACACGCACGATCGAGGCACTGAAAGATGACTTGAAGATCGGTGTCATGGAGGCAGATATCGACTCTGACGTGGATGCGGAAACAATTTTAAAGACCGGAGCAAAGGCAATCCAGCTTCATACAGGCGGCATGTGTCATCTGGATGCAGATATGACGAGACAGGGATTAAAAGGACTTGGAACAGATGATGTGGAACTGGTTATTTTAGAGAATGTCGGCAATCTGGTATGTCCAGCGGAGTTCGATACGGGTGCAGTGAAAAATGCGATGATCTTATCCGTACCGGAAGGACATGACAAACCTTTAAAATACCCGCTGATGTTTTCCATCTGCGATGTCGTGCTGATCAACAAGATCGATGTGATGCCATATTTTGATTTTGACTTAGAGCAGTGTAAAAAGAACATCCTGATGCGCAATCCGAATGCAAAGATCATCCCGATCTGTGCAAAGACAGGTGAAGGTATGGAAGAATGGGCAGACTGGCTGAAAAAAGAGACCGCTGCATGGAGAGAGGAGGAACACGCATGA
- a CDS encoding N-acetylmuramoyl-L-alanine amidase → MCIVYCSLQLLIVLALFQGMGSLLHKLVPAGIDLSQIEGKIVVVDDEQENKDKLDENKLIVCLDAGHGGKDNGSDYRLRYEKNDNLKITQAVAAYLADKENIQVIMTRSDDTFLSLEERTSFANQNNADYFVSLHRNTGEGNGVETWIRSDADDKTQALAKNIMDNLDAAGISRNRGVKKGTQKSESKDYYVNLHTNMPACIVELGFMNSPTDNQLFDANIDSYAKAIGDAVLKTYESYGKDGADAKESVEDVPGTEEQTSTETGTGTTGQVLQNTPIENVSSLDATSHDWGLGSHTDDENRPLDAINAQETYGKYNACFIGDDTKDIYLTFDEGYEYGQTESILNTLKEKGVSATFFVTEPYAKENPDLVRRMIDEGHVLGNHSVTHPSAGMPSLSLDKQENEVTENHAYIKENFGYDMYLFRYPTGRFSEQSLALLNNCNYKSIFWSFAYLDYDVNNQPDHASSLQKMKDKLHPGAIYLLHAESETNAAVLGDFIDAVRAAGYGFKNF, encoded by the coding sequence TTGAGGGGAAGATCGTGGTTGTTGACGACGAGCAGGAGAATAAGGATAAGTTAGATGAGAATAAACTGATCGTATGCTTAGATGCCGGACATGGCGGAAAGGATAACGGGTCTGATTACAGGCTTCGTTATGAGAAAAATGATAATTTAAAAATCACACAGGCAGTGGCGGCATATCTTGCTGACAAAGAAAATATTCAGGTCATTATGACACGTTCCGATGATACATTTTTATCATTGGAGGAACGGACATCTTTTGCAAATCAGAATAATGCCGATTATTTTGTGTCACTGCATCGCAATACGGGTGAAGGAAATGGTGTGGAGACCTGGATCCGCAGTGACGCGGATGACAAGACACAGGCGCTTGCAAAAAATATTATGGATAACCTGGATGCTGCAGGGATCTCGAGAAACCGTGGTGTAAAAAAAGGGACACAAAAGAGCGAGAGCAAAGATTATTATGTAAATCTGCACACGAACATGCCGGCATGTATTGTCGAACTTGGTTTTATGAACAGTCCGACGGATAATCAGCTGTTTGATGCAAACATTGACAGTTATGCAAAGGCGATCGGGGATGCTGTGTTAAAAACGTATGAGTCTTATGGAAAAGACGGAGCAGATGCTAAAGAATCCGTCGAGGATGTTCCAGGCACGGAAGAGCAGACGAGTACGGAAACGGGCACAGGTACGACAGGACAGGTATTGCAGAACACACCGATTGAAAATGTATCCTCATTGGATGCCACCAGCCATGACTGGGGACTTGGCAGCCATACAGATGATGAAAACCGTCCGTTAGATGCCATCAATGCGCAGGAGACATATGGAAAATACAATGCCTGCTTTATTGGTGATGACACGAAAGACATTTATCTGACCTTTGATGAAGGCTATGAATACGGACAGACGGAGAGCATCTTAAATACCTTAAAGGAAAAAGGGGTATCTGCCACATTTTTTGTGACAGAACCGTATGCGAAAGAGAATCCGGATCTGGTAAGACGAATGATCGATGAAGGACATGTGTTAGGAAACCACAGTGTGACGCATCCTTCCGCAGGTATGCCTTCTTTATCATTAGATAAACAGGAAAATGAGGTAACAGAGAATCATGCCTATATCAAAGAAAATTTTGGATATGATATGTATCTGTTCCGTTACCCGACAGGAAGATTCAGTGAGCAGTCACTTGCCCTGTTAAATAACTGTAATTACAAGAGTATTTTCTGGAGTTTTGCATATCTGGATTATGATGTCAATAATCAGCCGGATCATGCATCGAGTCTGCAGAAGATGAAAGATAAACTTCATCCGGGTGCAATTTATCTGCTCCATGCGGAGTCAGAGACAAATGCAGCAGTGCTGGGAGATTTTATTGATGCCGTGAGAGCTGCAGGGTATGGGTTTAAGAATTTTTAA
- a CDS encoding hydrogenase maturation nickel metallochaperone HypA, translated as MHELGIVFHVIKSVEEIAQENELTKVSAVTLSIGEVSGIVPSYLTDCWRWAADRTEVLSGSELNIETIHAVTHCDDCGCEYDTVAHGKICPECGGEHTWLLCGNETMIKEIEVPEEEPVP; from the coding sequence ATGCATGAACTTGGAATCGTATTTCATGTGATCAAAAGCGTGGAGGAGATCGCGCAGGAAAATGAACTGACAAAGGTTTCGGCTGTGACACTTTCCATCGGGGAAGTGTCCGGCATCGTGCCGTCTTATCTCACAGACTGCTGGCGCTGGGCGGCGGACCGCACAGAGGTTTTATCCGGCAGTGAGTTAAATATCGAGACAATCCATGCAGTGACACATTGTGATGACTGTGGCTGCGAATATGATACCGTAGCACATGGTAAGATCTGCCCGGAGTGCGGCGGGGAACATACCTGGCTTTTATGTGGAAATGAGACGATGATCAAAGAGATCGAGGTGCCGGAGGAAGAGCCGGTGCCGTAA
- the hydE gene encoding [FeFe] hydrogenase H-cluster radical SAM maturase HydE, with product MLQNQRTPDKNKQKNYGMSAQNFKNLPETIEKTADITKEQLAFLLATEDDAMIQDLKQRARNTGDRIYGKNVYIRGLIEFTNYCKNDCLYCGIRRSNCHADRYRLTEEEILSCCKIGYELGFCTFVLQGGEDGFYTDEKICQIVSKIKAEYPDCAVTLSIGEKSRESYQAYFDVGADRYLLRHETADEAHYKKLHPVEMSYQNRMRCLRDLKEIGYQTGCGFMVGSPYQTVDTLWEDLQFIRRLKPQMVGIGPFIPQKDTPFGTETAGTMEMTLRLLSIIRLIHPHVLLPATTALGTIHPKGRELGILAGANVVMPNLSPVAVREKYKLYDNKICTGDEAAECRFCMQKRMESIGYQVAVNRGDFQP from the coding sequence ATGTTACAAAACCAGAGAACACCAGACAAAAACAAACAGAAAAACTATGGCATGTCAGCGCAGAATTTTAAAAATCTGCCAGAGACAATAGAAAAGACAGCAGATATCACAAAAGAACAGCTTGCATTTCTTCTTGCCACAGAGGACGATGCGATGATACAGGATTTAAAACAGCGTGCGCGGAACACAGGTGACCGCATCTATGGAAAAAATGTCTACATCCGCGGACTGATTGAGTTCACAAATTACTGCAAAAATGACTGCCTTTACTGTGGAATCCGCAGAAGTAACTGCCACGCAGACCGCTACCGGCTGACGGAAGAAGAGATTCTTTCCTGCTGTAAAATCGGATATGAGCTGGGATTTTGCACCTTTGTACTGCAGGGTGGGGAGGATGGATTTTATACCGATGAAAAGATCTGTCAGATCGTTTCAAAGATCAAGGCAGAATATCCTGATTGTGCGGTGACACTTTCTATCGGAGAAAAATCAAGAGAGAGCTATCAGGCATATTTTGATGTGGGGGCAGACCGGTATCTGCTGCGCCACGAGACGGCAGATGAGGCACATTATAAGAAACTGCACCCGGTAGAGATGTCCTATCAGAACCGGATGCGCTGTCTTAGAGATTTAAAAGAAATCGGATATCAGACCGGATGCGGATTTATGGTAGGTTCGCCTTATCAGACCGTAGATACCCTGTGGGAAGATCTGCAGTTTATCCGTAGATTGAAACCGCAGATGGTCGGTATTGGTCCGTTTATCCCGCAGAAAGATACGCCGTTTGGTACTGAGACAGCGGGCACTATGGAGATGACACTGCGGCTGCTTTCCATTATCAGACTGATCCATCCGCATGTACTTCTCCCGGCGACCACAGCGCTTGGAACGATTCATCCTAAGGGCAGGGAGCTTGGAATTTTAGCGGGAGCAAATGTCGTCATGCCGAATTTATCCCCGGTTGCCGTGCGGGAGAAATATAAATTATATGATAATAAGATCTGCACCGGTGACGAGGCAGCAGAGTGCCGCTTCTGCATGCAGAAACGAATGGAAAGCATTGGCTATCAGGTAGCCGTAAACAGGGGCGATTTTCAGCCATAA
- a CDS encoding TM1266 family iron-only hydrogenase system putative regulator, whose product MDTRVALIGIIVENMDSTPELNKLLHEYGSYIIGRMGLPYRERNVHIISVAIDAPQDVINALSGKIGRLDGITAKTVYSNVGMA is encoded by the coding sequence ATGGATACAAGAGTAGCTTTGATCGGGATCATCGTTGAAAATATGGATTCCACGCCGGAATTAAATAAACTTTTGCATGAATACGGCTCGTATATTATCGGACGGATGGGTCTGCCATACCGTGAGCGGAATGTGCATATCATCAGCGTTGCAATCGATGCGCCGCAGGATGTTATCAATGCACTTTCCGGGAAAATTGGCAGACTTGATGGAATCACGGCAAAGACGGTGTATTCGAATGTTGGCATGGCATAA